The following nucleotide sequence is from Pedobacter sp. PACM 27299.
GTGATCCAGGTAGGGGATCATTCCGAATTCACCGGCACCGCAGTTGCGGCCTTCATAAAGTTTGCCCTCACAGATCAGGCCTGCGGCTACACCAGTACCGAGAATGAGACCGGTCAGGTTGTTTTTTTTCTTGCCCATGCCGTAATGCCATTCTCCGGCAGCGAAGCAATTGGCATCGTTGTTCATCAGGACGGGGATCTGGAAATGATTTTCCAGAATAGATTTCAGGGGCACTGCTTTCCAGGAAGGGATGTTTTGTACATCGTAAACAATGCCTTCTTTGGTATCCAGGATACCCGGAACACCAATTCCAATGGCTTCTACTTTAGGGTTTATGACCTTGCTGATCGAGTCGATCACCTGTTTGATGACGATGGATTCATCGCTTTTGGATTGGATCCGATCGCTGTCGATTTTAGTTATTTCTTGTCCGCTTACCAATCCGGAGCGCACATTGGTGCCTCCAAGATCTACGCCAACCAGCATCTTATTGTTCATCAGTTAAGGTTTTCTTTTTTCTAAGGGTGATTGTTTCATTTTGTACCAGTGGTTTTGCCCAAAAGCCAAGGCTTAATATATAACCGAGCATCAGAAATATAAACACCATTCCGGTTTTTAGTGAGGTCATATCTCCAATCCAGCCGATAATCAATGGGAGGACTGCTCCGCCGCAAATTCCGGTGATGAGGATACCGGACAGGGCACCATGGTGCTTGTCCATAGAGTTGAGTGCCAGTGAAATGATGATTGACCACATGACCGAGGCAAAGAAGCCGATCATCGGGAAAGCCCAGATGGCGATTGCCGCAGAACCAAATAGTGCAAAGGCCAGACTAAGGATTGCTGCTGCAGTAAATAATACCAGGACTTTTTTGCTGTCCATGAATTTCAGGAGCAATAAACCGAGCAAGGTACCGATGGTGAGCATACCCCAAAACCAGGATACGGCGGTTGCACCCCCGGTTTTTGGATCTATTTGATGGTAAGTATTTAGAAATTCCGACATCCAGTTGGCCACACCTTGTTCCAATCCTACGTAACAGAAAATAGCCAGGAAGTAAAGTCCAACTGTTGGATTTTTTAGGAGTGCGATATTGGTTTCCATTCCGCCCACCTTTTCATCTCCTTTCAGTTCTACTTTGGGGATTTTTATAAAAGCGATCACGATCACCATGAGAATAGAAACGATACCGAAGATCCAGTATAGAGAGATCCATGGTAGTGCTGCCGGCACGATCGATTCAAAAAAAGCGATGATGGGACTGGAATCACCTTCGGGCTTTCCAATATTGAGTACGAGATAGGAGTAGACTAAAGGGCTTAAAAAAGAAGCGAGGCCAAAAAAGAATTGGGCTAGGACAGAGTTGAAAGCGAAGTGTTCTTCGCCTCCGGCCACGCGAAGCAATGGGTTGATGGCTACCTGCAGCATGGCCATACCTGCACCGATTAGGAAAAGGGAACACATGTAGCTGAAATAGCCCGGAGTAAACACAAAAAGCATGGCGCCTAAAAAGGAAATAAAGAAGGCCGCTGACATCACTTTTTTCTCTCCGTATTTTTCAACAAGGATTCCTGAAGGAATAGACATGACACCGTAAGCGATAAAAAAAGCAAAGGGGAGTAAGGCTACAGTAGTAAGGCTCAAAGAAAAGCTCCTGATGATATCAGGAACCAATGGTCCGATGATATTGGTTAAAAATGAGATGACAAAGAATGTCAGTAAAATGAGTCCTAGTACAAAGTAGTTTCTTTTCATTGGTTCATCGGTTTATGAAGATAGAGACGGGGCGATGTTGATTTTGTACTAGGTTTTTTTGATAAATACTATTAAAAGGCTATCCAGACCTGGAAGCGATGTTTTTGCGGAGTATTTTTATGCCTTCATGCACGCAGTTGCGAATCGCCTGATATTTTATGGGAAGAATTTCTGCGATTTGTTTATAGGAAAGGCCCTCAAAATAATGGAGCAGCATGACTTGCCGCTGTCTTTTTGTGAGGTGTTTTAATGCCTGATGTAAATGTTGGTTTACTGCTGTCTGATTCTGCTCCTGAATAATGGTTTCTTCAATACTGCTTTCTTCCTGCGGATGGTCTAACTCGGCAAGGTTAATCTCTCTTCTAGATTTTTTTATCGCTTCAAATAATAGTCGGATATAGGCACGATAGAGGTAGCTTTTTACAGAACTGATGTCTCCCAGGTTTTCCCTGTTTTTCCAAAGTTTTAAGAACAGATCCTGGAGACAATCTTCAGCAAGGTCGGTATCGGCAGAGGTTTTTACGCCGTACTTGTAAAGCAGCATGTAGTATTTGTAATAGATCGCTTTGAATGCGTCCTTATCGCCGGATTTGAAGCTGTCCCAAAGCTCCGATTCAGAAATTTTATCATGCATACCCCTATGTTTACAAGAATTGAACTAAACGAAAGAAATGTTAATGTATTAATAATATTTTGTAAGTTCATACAACATTTTGAAAATGAGGACTTAGGTTAGCCTTTGATAGTTAGTTGTTTATGGGGCTTTTTTTATAGGATTATATCGTTTTAATGGTCTAAAACGATTAATTCAAATTATTTTCTATCGCTATATTTCAGTTGAAAAAATAATTAATTGTCATCTCTATTTTACTCGAAATTGGAGTGTTTCCCCTTTGGTTTTTCCCGAAAATTAAGGATGTGGCCAGTAGAGGAGGAAGTGCAGGTTTGTTTTTTTTCTCCCCGTTCTTCATCAGGATCCTAAGCTGATTTAGATTTGTTCAGTAGGTTTATTTTGTATATTTAAAGCGGAAAATGACTAAACTGACTCACCAAAATATACTGGCAAAACGAGTATTACTGACCATCATACTCAATTGCTTTTTCTTACTTTCTTTCGCCCAATTGTCCTTTGATCATTTGTCGGTAACGAATGGATTATCTCAAAGTACAGTATTGTCGATTTGTAAAGACAGCAGGGGATACCTATGGTTTGGTACCCGGGATTGTCTGAACCGTT
It contains:
- a CDS encoding RNA polymerase sigma factor encodes the protein MHDKISESELWDSFKSGDKDAFKAIYYKYYMLLYKYGVKTSADTDLAEDCLQDLFLKLWKNRENLGDISSVKSYLYRAYIRLLFEAIKKSRREINLAELDHPQEESSIEETIIQEQNQTAVNQHLHQALKHLTKRQRQVMLLHYFEGLSYKQIAEILPIKYQAIRNCVHEGIKILRKNIASRSG
- a CDS encoding ROK family protein; translation: MNNKMLVGVDLGGTNVRSGLVSGQEITKIDSDRIQSKSDESIVIKQVIDSISKVINPKVEAIGIGVPGILDTKEGIVYDVQNIPSWKAVPLKSILENHFQIPVLMNNDANCFAAGEWHYGMGKKKNNLTGLILGTGVAAGLICEGKLYEGRNCGAGEFGMIPYLDHNYEFYCSGNFFSHFHQSSGEEVYKRAASGELAALQIFQEYGKHLSLLIKTILYAVDPEIIVMGGSVSKAFPFFRATLWTELQDFPYQPVIKNIQITPSEIDNIAILGAAALYFN
- a CDS encoding MFS transporter, with the protein product MKRNYFVLGLILLTFFVISFLTNIIGPLVPDIIRSFSLSLTTVALLPFAFFIAYGVMSIPSGILVEKYGEKKVMSAAFFISFLGAMLFVFTPGYFSYMCSLFLIGAGMAMLQVAINPLLRVAGGEEHFAFNSVLAQFFFGLASFLSPLVYSYLVLNIGKPEGDSSPIIAFFESIVPAALPWISLYWIFGIVSILMVIVIAFIKIPKVELKGDEKVGGMETNIALLKNPTVGLYFLAIFCYVGLEQGVANWMSEFLNTYHQIDPKTGGATAVSWFWGMLTIGTLLGLLLLKFMDSKKVLVLFTAAAILSLAFALFGSAAIAIWAFPMIGFFASVMWSIIISLALNSMDKHHGALSGILITGICGGAVLPLIIGWIGDMTSLKTGMVFIFLMLGYILSLGFWAKPLVQNETITLRKKKTLTDEQ